In the candidate division WOR-3 bacterium genome, one interval contains:
- a CDS encoding replication-associated recombination protein A — MELFEKSSFLPPLAERVRPKNLDEIVGQRHLLSNDSPFRKLVEKRKLHSLIFWGPPGTGKTTLARIIAEMSNANFIPFSAVDTTINEVKRAIKLAEKDLKYYKRQTIIFIDEIHHFNKAQQDALLPYVEKGKIILICATTENPSFEIIPPLLSRLKVYILNPLSIDEIKEILKRAINHPNGLKDFDIEISEEVLEHIAHISNGDARVALNILELATLSSEKDKNGKRIIKIEEIDKLLERKVLHFDKKGEEFYNLISAFIKSVRGSDADAGLYWLARMLEAGCDPLYIARRLIILASEDIGNADPMALVVATSAKEACEFVGMPECSLALAQATIYLALAPKSNAVYLAYNKAKEDALTTYNEPVPLHLRNPVTKLMEKFGYGKDYKYPHNYPEGRVEQDYLPPLLKGKRYYFPTNRGFEGKHYRKKSG; from the coding sequence ATGGAACTTTTTGAGAAGAGTAGTTTTTTACCGCCTTTGGCAGAAAGGGTAAGACCAAAAAATCTTGATGAGATTGTTGGTCAGAGACATTTACTTTCTAATGATAGTCCTTTTCGAAAGTTGGTAGAAAAAAGAAAATTACATTCTTTAATTTTCTGGGGACCACCCGGAACAGGAAAAACTACTTTGGCAAGGATTATTGCTGAGATGAGTAATGCCAATTTTATCCCTTTTAGCGCTGTTGATACGACGATTAATGAAGTAAAAAGGGCAATAAAGTTAGCCGAAAAAGATTTGAAATATTATAAGAGGCAGACAATAATTTTTATTGATGAAATCCACCATTTTAATAAAGCCCAACAAGATGCCTTATTACCTTATGTAGAAAAAGGGAAAATTATTTTAATTTGTGCTACTACTGAAAATCCTTCTTTTGAAATTATTCCTCCTTTGCTTTCTCGTCTAAAAGTTTATATTTTAAATCCATTAAGTATTGATGAAATAAAAGAGATTTTAAAAAGGGCAATTAATCATCCTAATGGTTTAAAAGATTTTGATATTGAAATAAGCGAAGAAGTGTTAGAGCATATTGCTCATATTTCTAATGGTGATGCTCGAGTTGCCTTAAATATTTTAGAACTTGCTACTTTAAGTAGTGAAAAAGATAAAAATGGAAAAAGAATAATCAAAATTGAAGAGATTGATAAACTTTTAGAAAGGAAAGTTTTACATTTTGATAAAAAGGGTGAAGAATTTTATAATCTTATCTCAGCATTTATAAAATCGGTAAGAGGTTCTGATGCGGATGCTGGTTTATATTGGCTTGCTCGGATGTTGGAAGCAGGTTGCGACCCATTATATATTGCAAGAAGATTAATTATCTTGGCTTCCGAAGACATTGGTAATGCCGACCCAATGGCATTGGTAGTGGCAACTTCCGCCAAAGAGGCTTGTGAATTTGTTGGAATGCCCGAATGTTCATTAGCATTGGCACAGGCAACTATTTATCTTGCTTTGGCACCAAAAAGTAATGCGGTATATTTGGCATATAATAAGGCAAAAGAAGATGCCCTAACTACCTATAATGAGCCGGTTCCTTTACATTTAAGAAATCCAGTAACAAAATTAATGGAGAAATTTGGTTATGGTAAAGATTATAAATATCCTCATAATTATCCCGAAGGAAGAGTTGAGCAAGATTATCTACCGCCATTATTAAAAGGGAAAAGATATTATTTTCCTACTAATCGAGGCTTTGAAGGAAAACATTATAGAAAGAAATCAGGGTAA
- the dapA gene encoding 4-hydroxy-tetrahydrodipicolinate synthase — MFRGSIVALITPFKNGKLDIEGLKKNLQFQLENDTDGFLPCGTTGETPSLEEDEWIEIVKTTIEFVNKRKPVIVGTGTNNTKKTIKYTVLAEKLGADACLVVAPYYNKPTQEGLYQHFKEVSQSVKIPIILYNIPSRTGVNILPKTLARLVSDCKNIIGIKEASGNLDQVSEIISILGNNFVVFSGDDSLTLPILSLGGKGVISVLANILPKETHLLVKNFLEGNIREAQKIHLRYFKLMKALFIETNPIPVKTAMNLMGLPAGELRLPLTPMTKENLEYLKSIMQELNLI, encoded by the coding sequence ATGTTTAGGGGTTCCATAGTTGCCTTAATTACGCCTTTTAAAAATGGTAAATTAGATATCGAAGGTTTAAAGAAAAATCTTCAATTTCAATTAGAAAATGATACCGATGGTTTTCTCCCTTGTGGTACAACTGGTGAAACACCTTCTTTAGAAGAGGACGAGTGGATAGAAATAGTAAAAACAACAATTGAATTTGTGAATAAAAGAAAACCGGTAATTGTTGGAACCGGAACGAATAATACTAAAAAAACAATAAAATATACGGTGTTAGCTGAAAAACTCGGTGCCGATGCCTGTTTAGTTGTTGCACCTTATTATAACAAACCAACCCAAGAAGGTTTATATCAACATTTTAAAGAAGTGAGCCAAAGTGTAAAAATACCAATTATTCTTTATAATATTCCTTCCCGAACCGGTGTAAATATCTTACCAAAAACATTAGCAAGACTTGTTTCTGATTGTAAAAATATTATTGGTATAAAAGAAGCATCAGGAAATTTAGATCAGGTTTCAGAAATTATTTCTATATTGGGAAATAATTTTGTTGTTTTTTCTGGTGATGATTCGCTAACTCTACCAATTCTTTCTCTTGGCGGTAAAGGTGTAATTTCTGTTTTGGCGAATATTTTGCCAAAAGAAACTCATTTATTGGTTAAAAATTTCTTGGAAGGCAATATTAGAGAAGCCCAAAAAATTCATTTAAGATATTTTAAACTGATGAAAGCATTATTTATTGAAACAAATCCGATACCGGTTAAAACTGCAATGAATTTAATGGGTTTACCAGCAGGAGAATTAAGATTACCATTAACACCAATGACAAAAGAAAATTTGGAATATTTAAAATCAATAATGCAGGAATTAAATCTAATATGA
- the dapB gene encoding 4-hydroxy-tetrahydrodipicolinate reductase has product MIKVILIGALGKMGRVLGEVINKEKDMQIIYGIEKENHPDLNKHFYDGYLLSKLEKVINECDICVEFTNPQATLEHLEIIKKAKKPFLIGTTGFTKEEMEILKSAGKEIPLLYSSNYSFGINFIFKILKEIIKILPDNYDITLIETHHKEKKDAPSGTAKRMVEIIKERKDKEIKTISLRFGDIIGKHTLIFATNGEVIEITHNALSRFAFANGVIYGIRFLIKQKSGFYLFEEII; this is encoded by the coding sequence ATGATAAAAGTTATCCTTATTGGTGCTTTAGGGAAAATGGGAAGGGTTTTAGGAGAAGTAATTAATAAAGAAAAAGATATGCAAATTATTTACGGAATCGAAAAGGAAAATCATCCTGATTTGAATAAACATTTTTATGATGGCTATCTTCTAAGTAAGTTAGAAAAAGTTATAAATGAATGCGACATCTGTGTAGAGTTTACAAATCCTCAGGCAACTTTAGAACATTTAGAAATTATAAAAAAAGCAAAAAAACCATTTTTGATAGGAACCACCGGCTTTACAAAAGAAGAAATGGAAATTTTAAAATCTGCAGGCAAAGAAATTCCTCTCCTCTATTCTTCCAATTATTCTTTTGGCATTAATTTCATTTTTAAAATTTTAAAAGAGATAATAAAAATCCTTCCTGATAATTATGATATTACTTTAATTGAAACCCATCATAAAGAGAAAAAAGATGCGCCTTCGGGAACAGCAAAAAGAATGGTTGAAATTATCAAAGAAAGAAAAGATAAAGAGATAAAGACAATTTCTTTAAGATTTGGTGATATTATTGGTAAGCATACTTTAATTTTTGCTACCAATGGTGAAGTTATTGAAATCACCCATAATGCCCTTTCTCGTTTTGCCTTTGCTAACGGTGTTATTTATGGAATAAGATTTTTAATTAAACAAAAATCAGGATTTTATTTATTTGAAGAGATAATTTAA
- the fusA gene encoding elongation factor G, producing the protein MEYIKRIRNIGIAAHIDAGKTTTTERILYYTGKIYRMGEVDEGTATMDWMIQEKERGITITSAATTCFWKDHQINIIDTPGHVDFTIEVERCLKVLDGAVIVFCGVGGVESQTETVWHQADKYKVPRIAFVNKLDRIGSDFERVIKMMEERLSLKPLPIQIPYGAEEYFQGVIDLVEQVLYIWHEETLGAKYDKLPIPDDYKEKTKLMREKMIEILSEEDEEILEKYLKGEEIEIDLIKKAIRKGTLNLKFYPVLCGSALKNKGIQPLLDAIVDYLPSPIDLPPVVGFHPKNNNVEERKADISQPLSALIFKIQNDFNRGLLSYFRIYSGKIRIGKQILVVPTMEKIRVNKILLMHANKQEEVEELKAGEIGAIVGLKNVKTGYTLCDLHAPIAFEPLTFPEPVIFATIEPKTKKDEKRLQESLELLSIEDPTFKVKYDEETGQRIIMGMGELHLEIITDRLQRDYKVPCHIGKPQVSYRETITKESIGIGKFSRIIDNKLHQAEITIKIAPKEKGINIVFNTDKEKIPEIFYPKIEETLIGITNSGLLIGYPITNILIEILDGNYNKENPSDFAFQMAANNAFNEAYKNANPTILEPIMNIEILTPEEYVGVIINDLIARRGKVLNIEVIKEYRVLSGIVPLKETFGYATAIRSLSSGRATYSMHFSHYEILPEEEIKKIFPYLEIR; encoded by the coding sequence ATGGAATATATAAAAAGAATAAGAAATATTGGGATTGCTGCTCATATTGATGCAGGTAAGACCACAACAACTGAGAGAATTTTGTATTATACCGGAAAGATTTATCGGATGGGTGAAGTAGATGAAGGAACTGCTACAATGGACTGGATGATTCAGGAAAAGGAAAGAGGAATAACTATTACCTCTGCAGCCACTACTTGTTTTTGGAAAGACCATCAAATTAATATTATTGATACACCAGGTCATGTAGACTTCACAATTGAGGTAGAAAGATGTTTAAAAGTTTTAGATGGAGCAGTAATTGTTTTTTGTGGAGTTGGTGGAGTAGAATCACAAACAGAGACCGTATGGCATCAGGCTGATAAATATAAAGTTCCCAGGATTGCTTTTGTTAATAAACTTGATAGAATTGGTTCTGACTTTGAAAGGGTAATAAAAATGATGGAAGAGAGATTATCTTTAAAACCTTTGCCTATTCAAATTCCTTATGGAGCAGAAGAATACTTTCAAGGAGTGATCGATTTGGTTGAACAGGTTTTATATATCTGGCATGAAGAAACCTTGGGAGCAAAATATGATAAATTACCAATACCGGATGATTATAAAGAGAAAACAAAATTAATGAGAGAAAAAATGATAGAAATTTTATCAGAAGAAGATGAAGAGATATTAGAAAAATATCTTAAAGGAGAAGAAATAGAAATTGATTTAATAAAAAAGGCAATAAGAAAAGGAACTTTAAATTTAAAATTCTATCCGGTATTATGTGGTAGTGCCTTAAAAAACAAAGGAATCCAACCACTTTTAGACGCAATCGTTGATTATTTGCCATCACCAATTGACCTACCACCGGTAGTTGGTTTTCATCCAAAAAATAATAATGTAGAAGAAAGAAAAGCCGATATTTCTCAGCCTTTATCTGCTTTAATTTTTAAAATCCAAAATGATTTTAATCGTGGTTTGCTTTCTTATTTCCGAATTTATTCGGGAAAGATTAGGATTGGTAAACAGATTTTAGTTGTGCCGACAATGGAAAAGATAAGAGTAAATAAAATATTATTAATGCATGCCAATAAGCAAGAAGAAGTAGAAGAGTTAAAAGCCGGTGAGATTGGAGCAATTGTTGGATTGAAAAATGTGAAAACTGGTTATACTCTTTGTGATTTACATGCACCAATCGCTTTTGAACCTTTAACTTTTCCTGAACCAGTTATTTTTGCAACAATTGAACCGAAGACAAAAAAGGATGAAAAAAGATTACAAGAGAGTTTAGAATTGCTTTCTATTGAAGACCCAACATTTAAAGTAAAATATGATGAAGAAACCGGTCAAAGGATAATTATGGGAATGGGTGAATTACATTTAGAAATTATTACTGATAGATTACAGAGAGATTACAAAGTTCCTTGCCATATTGGTAAACCGCAGGTCTCTTATCGGGAGACGATAACGAAAGAAAGTATTGGTATTGGTAAATTTTCCCGAATAATTGATAATAAATTACATCAAGCCGAGATTACTATCAAAATAGCACCAAAAGAGAAAGGGATTAACATTGTTTTTAATACAGACAAAGAAAAAATTCCTGAAATTTTTTATCCGAAAATAGAAGAAACCTTAATTGGTATTACTAATAGTGGCTTATTGATTGGTTATCCGATTACTAATATTTTAATTGAAATTTTAGACGGTAACTACAATAAAGAAAACCCTTCTGATTTTGCTTTTCAAATGGCTGCTAATAATGCCTTTAATGAAGCCTATAAAAATGCCAATCCCACTATATTAGAACCAATAATGAATATAGAAATTCTAACACCGGAAGAATATGTTGGTGTAATTATCAATGATTTAATAGCAAGAAGGGGAAAAGTGTTAAATATAGAAGTAATAAAAGAATATCGTGTGTTATCAGGTATAGTCCCTTTAAAAGAAACTTTTGGCTATGCTACTGCTATCCGTTCCTTATCTTCCGGTCGGGCAACTTATTCAATGCATTTCTCCCATTACGAAATTCTACCGGAAGAAGAAATCAAAAAAATCTTTCCTTATTTAGAGATCAGATAA
- a CDS encoding phosphomannomutase/phosphoglucomutase, whose product MSKINPQIFREYDIRGIADIDLTDNNVYLIACGYATYINQFGYKEVIIGRDVRLSSQRIRDALVAGFLDSGCDVIDLGIIPTPVFYFSAFYYDKNAGMMITGSHNPKEFNGFKIGLNKTTIYGKEIQKLREIIEEGKFVKGKGKLSYLNPIPDYLNYLKSKIKFQNSLKVVFDPGNGTGGYLLEELFRDYPIEPAFINLEPDGNFPNHLPDPTIIEYMQDIISLVNELDADLGIGYDGDCDRIGAVDDKGRIVFGDRLLCLYAWDIVKINPKAKVVFDVKCSQGLVEYLNKIDAIPIMWKTGHSLIKNKMKEEGALLAGEMSGHMFFADDYFGYDDAIYASLRLMKIVADSEKKLSELLKDIPEYYSTPEIRIECPDEEKFRVVEEVKNYFKQKYDTIDIDGVRVVFPDGWGLLRASNTQPVLVLRFEGKNEEKLKEIKELFFSILTKYPFIKL is encoded by the coding sequence ATGAGTAAAATTAACCCCCAAATTTTCCGTGAATACGATATACGCGGCATTGCTGATATTGACTTAACTGATAATAATGTTTATTTAATTGCTTGTGGTTACGCAACTTATATCAACCAATTTGGTTATAAAGAAGTAATAATCGGTCGAGATGTGCGACTTTCTTCCCAAAGAATAAGAGATGCGTTAGTGGCTGGTTTTTTAGATAGTGGTTGTGATGTTATTGACTTAGGAATAATTCCGACACCAGTTTTTTATTTTTCTGCTTTTTATTATGATAAGAATGCCGGAATGATGATTACTGGTAGCCATAACCCAAAAGAATTTAATGGTTTTAAAATTGGATTGAATAAAACAACTATCTATGGAAAAGAAATTCAAAAATTACGAGAAATTATTGAAGAAGGAAAATTTGTAAAGGGAAAAGGAAAATTATCTTACTTAAATCCGATTCCTGATTATCTTAATTATCTAAAATCAAAAATAAAGTTTCAAAATAGTTTAAAAGTAGTATTTGACCCTGGTAACGGAACCGGTGGTTATTTATTAGAAGAACTTTTCAGAGATTATCCGATTGAACCGGCTTTTATTAATTTGGAACCTGATGGCAATTTTCCCAACCATTTACCTGACCCAACGATTATTGAATATATGCAAGATATAATAAGTTTAGTTAATGAACTTGATGCCGATTTAGGAATTGGTTATGATGGTGATTGTGATCGTATTGGTGCAGTAGATGATAAAGGAAGAATAGTATTTGGTGACAGATTACTTTGTCTTTATGCTTGGGATATTGTGAAAATAAATCCAAAAGCAAAGGTTGTTTTTGATGTGAAATGTTCCCAAGGATTAGTGGAATATTTAAATAAAATTGATGCTATACCAATTATGTGGAAAACTGGACATTCATTAATAAAGAATAAAATGAAAGAAGAAGGTGCCTTACTTGCTGGTGAAATGTCTGGTCATATGTTTTTTGCTGATGATTATTTCGGCTACGATGATGCCATTTATGCTTCATTAAGATTGATGAAAATTGTTGCTGATAGTGAGAAGAAACTTTCTGAGTTATTAAAAGATATTCCAGAATATTATTCTACACCAGAAATAAGAATTGAGTGTCCAGACGAAGAGAAATTTCGAGTAGTAGAAGAAGTAAAAAATTATTTCAAGCAGAAATACGATACTATTGATATTGACGGCGTAAGAGTTGTGTTTCCTGATGGCTGGGGACTTTTAAGGGCTTCAAATACCCAACCGGTTTTGGTTTTAAGATTTGAAGGAAAAAACGAAGAGAAATTAAAAGAGATAAAGGAATTGTTTTTCTCAATATTAACAAAATATCCCTTTATAAAACTCTAA
- a CDS encoding ATP-binding protein: MENKETYKKAFNLLKKAIENYGLLSENEKFIVGVSGGKDSLCLVHLLNEYNKKEYKNWDFICVYVKPDFIKFDTERLTKFFKKYKIKYEILEANILKKIENSKKSPCFFCSRERKKSLFNFAEKLNINKIVLAHHLEDVNETFLLNLFFNSEISTFLPKQDFFNGKFYIVRPMYYFTNSLIKNYNKIFKIKPIKNPCPYIKKNRREEIRKFLEKYYKMDERIRENIFKGIKNIKEKYLP, from the coding sequence TTGGAGAACAAAGAGACGTATAAGAAGGCTTTTAATCTTCTTAAAAAGGCAATTGAAAATTATGGTCTTTTAAGCGAAAATGAAAAATTTATTGTTGGTGTCTCTGGCGGAAAGGATTCTTTATGTCTTGTTCATCTTTTAAATGAATATAACAAAAAAGAATATAAAAATTGGGATTTTATTTGTGTTTATGTAAAGCCTGATTTTATTAAGTTTGATACAGAAAGATTAACAAAATTCTTTAAGAAATATAAAATAAAATATGAAATATTAGAAGCAAATATTTTAAAGAAGATAGAGAATAGTAAGAAAAGCCCTTGTTTTTTCTGTTCAAGAGAAAGAAAAAAGAGCCTTTTTAATTTCGCTGAAAAATTAAATATTAATAAAATTGTCTTAGCCCATCATTTAGAAGATGTAAATGAAACTTTTTTGTTAAATTTATTTTTTAACAGTGAAATCTCAACCTTTCTACCAAAACAAGATTTTTTTAATGGTAAATTTTATATTGTTAGACCTATGTATTATTTTACTAACTCTTTAATCAAAAATTATAACAAGATTTTTAAAATAAAACCAATAAAAAATCCTTGCCCTTATATAAAAAAGAATAGAAGAGAAGAAATAAGAAAATTTTTAGAGAAATACTATAAAATGGATGAAAGAATAAGGGAGAATATATTTAAGGGGATTAAAAATATCAAAGAGAAGTATTTACCCTGA
- the ftsH gene encoding ATP-dependent zinc metalloprotease FtsH, with amino-acid sequence MAKSNLPKLIIGQVFIWLLIIVIVWLAFNLFNIRTTKINIDYSRFLEEVEKGNIESIILIDKEVNGTFREPIALNEGEKRRYKEFKTYLPFPDPKIIEKLVKSKTEVIARPPSNISNIILGIIPWLFFIFLMTLFFRRVASGQDRAFTFGKSRAKILNESKPKVTFEDVAGVDEAKEELKEVIEFLKAPAKFQKLGGRIPKGVLLVGPPGTGKTLLAKAVAGEAGVPFLSISGSEFVEMFVGVGAARVRDLFEQAKKNAPCIVFIDEIDAVGRQRGAGIGGGHDEREQTLNQLLAEMDGFDTTEGIIIIAATNRPDILDPALLRPGRFDRKIVVDRPDVKGREEILKVHTRKVPLDKDVDLKILARSTPGFSGADLANMVNEAALLAARRGRDKVTMQDFEDAKDKVLMGIERRSLLISEQEKRWIAYHEAGHALVSKLIPGTDPIHKVTIIPRGMALGVTQQLPIDDRRIYSKTYCVNQLTVMLGGRAAEEIVFGDISTGSRDDIDKATQLARMMVCEWGMSEKLGPLTLGKREEEIFLGKEFGLHRSISEETAKIIDEEIKNFVEGAHQKALEIIKNNEQLLHRIANKLLEKEILTGEEIDEIIKSSQ; translated from the coding sequence ATGGCAAAATCCAATCTACCAAAATTAATTATCGGTCAAGTTTTTATTTGGCTACTTATTATTGTTATTGTTTGGTTAGCTTTTAACCTTTTTAATATTCGAACAACAAAAATAAATATTGATTATTCTCGGTTTTTAGAAGAAGTAGAAAAAGGCAATATTGAAAGTATCATTCTTATTGATAAAGAAGTTAACGGAACTTTCCGTGAACCGATCGCTTTAAATGAAGGTGAAAAAAGAAGATATAAAGAATTTAAAACTTACTTACCTTTTCCCGATCCAAAAATAATTGAAAAATTGGTTAAAAGTAAAACGGAAGTGATTGCACGGCCACCTTCTAATATTTCTAATATCATCTTAGGAATTATTCCTTGGCTTTTTTTCATTTTTTTAATGACTCTTTTTTTCCGAAGAGTAGCATCCGGACAAGATCGGGCTTTCACTTTTGGTAAAAGCCGGGCCAAAATTTTAAACGAAAGCAAACCTAAAGTAACTTTTGAAGATGTCGCTGGTGTTGACGAAGCGAAAGAAGAGTTAAAAGAAGTTATTGAATTTCTTAAAGCACCAGCGAAATTCCAAAAGTTGGGCGGAAGAATTCCCAAGGGTGTTTTATTAGTAGGTCCACCCGGTACTGGTAAAACTTTATTAGCAAAGGCTGTGGCGGGAGAAGCGGGAGTGCCTTTTCTTTCTATTTCGGGTTCAGAATTTGTGGAGATGTTTGTTGGTGTAGGCGCTGCCCGAGTGAGAGATTTATTTGAACAGGCAAAGAAAAATGCTCCGTGTATTGTCTTTATTGATGAAATTGATGCTGTGGGTAGACAAAGAGGCGCAGGAATTGGTGGTGGACATGACGAAAGAGAACAAACTTTAAATCAACTTCTTGCCGAAATGGATGGTTTTGATACTACGGAAGGAATAATTATCATTGCGGCAACCAATCGGCCGGATATTCTTGATCCGGCTCTTTTAAGACCGGGTAGATTTGATAGAAAAATTGTTGTTGACCGACCTGATGTGAAAGGTCGAGAAGAGATTTTAAAAGTTCATACAAGAAAGGTTCCTTTAGATAAAGATGTCGACCTAAAAATTTTAGCAAGAAGCACACCGGGTTTTTCTGGCGCTGATCTGGCAAATATGGTAAACGAAGCCGCCTTACTTGCTGCTCGTAGAGGAAGGGATAAAGTTACTATGCAAGATTTTGAAGATGCCAAAGATAAAGTTTTAATGGGAATAGAAAGAAGAAGTTTATTAATTTCCGAACAAGAAAAAAGATGGATTGCTTATCACGAAGCTGGACATGCATTAGTTTCAAAATTAATTCCCGGCACTGACCCAATTCATAAGGTGACAATCATTCCTCGCGGAATGGCGTTAGGAGTTACTCAACAATTACCGATTGACGACCGGAGAATCTATTCTAAAACCTATTGTGTAAATCAATTAACCGTGATGCTTGGTGGCAGAGCAGCCGAAGAAATAGTTTTTGGTGATATTTCTACCGGTTCTCGCGACGATATTGATAAAGCAACTCAACTGGCAAGAATGATGGTCTGTGAATGGGGAATGAGTGAAAAATTAGGACCTTTAACATTGGGAAAAAGGGAAGAAGAAATATTCTTAGGTAAGGAATTTGGTCTTCACCGAAGTATTTCTGAAGAGACTGCAAAAATTATTGATGAAGAAATTAAAAATTTTGTTGAAGGTGCACACCAAAAGGCATTAGAAATTATCAAAAATAATGAACAACTACTCCATAGAATTGCTAATAAATTATTAGAAAAAGAAATTCTTACTGGTGAAGAAATAGATGAAATTATAAAAAGTTCTCAGTAA